The Leptospira harrisiae genome segment TTTCTCTTGAAATACCCCAACTTGTACAGTAAACCCTTTACCAGTAGCAACAGGTTTCACAGAACCGGGTTTAACTGGAGTCAATTTTTCTGGTTTAGCGGGAGCATCATCTAAAAGATCAGCATCATCCAAGTCATCACCCAAATCATCTTCTCCTTTTTTAAGAACTTTGATTCCAACTTTGGTAACCCCTTTGTCCTTAAATTCGAGAATCTCTGCCGTTTTTTCAGATACATCGACAATTCGTTCATCCACAAATGGTCCACGGTCATTGATACGAACAACGGCTTCTTTGTTGTTCTCTAGGTTTTGGATTTTGATCACGCTACCAATGGGAAGCGTTCTGTGAGCACCTGTCATTTTCATGCGGTCAAATGGTTCCCCACTCGCAGTAGGGCGACCTTGGAATTTTTGCCCATACCAAGAAGATAAACCGACTTCATCAAATTGTGTTGTCGGCTTTTTTGTTGGGATGGCTGCAACAGTAGGCGCAGCTGTTTTTGCATTGGAATCTAAATCGTCAATGATGGAGCGAGCCACTGGGTCTTCAGACTTGGTGTTACTTGCTGGTTTTGACTTCCCAGAACGTTCAAAAAAAATATCCTCCGGATCACCGGAAGCGCTATAATCTCTACGGGTGGCATCTGCTGAACTGCAGGACACTAGCCACAATACTATGGATAAAAGTATGAGTCTTTGCATAACTTTCCCCTTCCTCTGGACTCTTGTGTGTACCTTTCGGAAGGTTTTTCCATTCACATGATAAAATTTCTAAGGGGAGATTCGTTTCTGAAACGATAATCGCTGTGTATGGCACAAGAAATCCAAACTTTATTCAATGAAGCAGTTCGTTTGGAACGAAATGGGGAGTTGGATCGTGCCGAATCGCAATACAAACTTTTACTTGAGAAAGATCCTAATTACCATTTGGCATTGCAGAATTTGGGAGTGGTTTATGCAAAACAAGGAAAACATGCAGAAGCCATTCCATTATTTTCCAAAGCACATAAACTGCATGCGAATGTTAAAAATTCTTATAACTTAGCTGTTTCTCTTTACAAACATGAGGAAACGGAAAAAGCGATTAGTTTTCTCAAACAAACTTTGACCTTTGAAAAAAAGTTTATTTCTGCGCATCTATTACTCGCTCAAGCCTATCAGAAGTTAGGCAATGATGAGAAAACTGAAGTATATCTCAATAATGTAATTAAAATCGAACCAAACCATAAATCAGCTTTAGGAGGGCTTGCGATGTTTTATTACGAAAGGAATCGTTTTCCAGAAAGTTTAAAGATGATTGAGCGTTATTTGATTTTGTATCCTGGAAATGCTCAATTAAAAATTATTCAATCAGAAATCCTCGCAAAACAAGGGAATTATAAAGCATCTGCCACTTTACTTTCAGCAATGGTGAAAGAA includes the following:
- the mpl36 gene encoding RlpA family plasminogen-binding lipoprotein MPL36 — its product is MQRLILLSIVLWLVSCSSADATRRDYSASGDPEDIFFERSGKSKPASNTKSEDPVARSIIDDLDSNAKTAAPTVAAIPTKKPTTQFDEVGLSSWYGQKFQGRPTASGEPFDRMKMTGAHRTLPIGSVIKIQNLENNKEAVVRINDRGPFVDERIVDVSEKTAEILEFKDKGVTKVGIKVLKKGEDDLGDDLDDADLLDDAPAKPEKLTPVKPGSVKPVATGKGFTVQVGVFQEKERAIKYQENMKSEYNQSVFVTPRDGKFVVQVGDFADRAKAESLKSKLKYDGIDCFIANR
- a CDS encoding tetratricopeptide repeat protein, producing MAQEIQTLFNEAVRLERNGELDRAESQYKLLLEKDPNYHLALQNLGVVYAKQGKHAEAIPLFSKAHKLHANVKNSYNLAVSLYKHEETEKAISFLKQTLTFEKKFISAHLLLAQAYQKLGNDEKTEVYLNNVIKIEPNHKSALGGLAMFYYERNRFPESLKMIERYLILYPGNAQLKIIQSEILAKQGNYKASATLLSAMVKEDVGFTNFNESLQAAWKEEDEVVHESLVRIQSKAKLKLKEFQTKLELSKENPEEFSPPDAQEALDLSLLYLFNGNPEKAMQYLVFAQKMKEKTEPDRLS